The proteins below are encoded in one region of Pomacea canaliculata isolate SZHN2017 linkage group LG7, ASM307304v1, whole genome shotgun sequence:
- the LOC112569476 gene encoding deleted in malignant brain tumors 1 protein-like: MRYRVVTTYLMYLLLVPSLAQQLTARVVGGTAEAGRLEIFYNETWNTVCRLDFGQEEALVACRMLGFNSTTAVAMKSDKYGAGSGSILFSDLQCVGNETSLAQCQHPGLYRHNCEHWQDVGVVCNITHQLKARVVGGTAEAGRLEIFYDGTWNTVCHDGFGQKEALVACRMLGFNSTTAVAVGSAKYGAGSGPILFNNLQCVGNETSLAQCKHPGLYINVCIHWQDVGVMCNFKFRARVVGGTAKAGRLEIFYDGTWYTVCDRGFGQQEALVACRMLGFNSTTAVAVGSSKYGPGSGPILFTDLRCVGNETSLAQCQHLGLYRHDCRHWEDVGVACNITQQMSARVVGGTADAGRLEILHGGTWNTVCGKRFGQREALVACRMLGFNITTAVVVGSAKYGAGSGPILFSDLRCVGNETSLAQCLHWGLYTQSCEHWDDVGVMCNITTPMTARLYGGTSKAGRLQISVNGEWTTVCEGGFEQSEVEVAGRMLGLTSTGQAAVKYLLVNDGSRFQFDYMECQGMETNLQQCDIGQLNKSNCLNVGIISDFENFSLRLTGPRRTDSNMGRVEVKIGSKQFSTVCVNNEKTAAVICRQLNLGPDRATLIDGLLFGQDKKPLLQVTFVCDGSESSLDECGRNNTAKGCYSNDVGVSCSRSFYKHLLIVSRDERYPFMEGANKALMCVTPRTYQRVSEYTWTDTAGGRPNGEFLMFDKLTKEYNGRQVECCTSCRGKDFSSDDMMFSDTHVLKVYYKPLITITWTNNTGEQQPLSSLSDLKPGHNVTLWCKADSNPPPASITWSGRVNSTTGELRILAADHVTHSGVHTCTVVTETVDDDDRLPLTSSYELNLSVQG, encoded by the exons CTCAACAGTTAACAGCTCGTGTTGTCGGTGGCACAgcggaggcgggacgtctggaaatcttttacaatgaaacttggaacacagtgtgtcgTCTGGATTTTGGACaggaagaagctttggtagcctgcagaatgttaggattcaacag cacaacagcagtagccaTGAAGTCAgacaagtacggagcaggctctggttctattctgttcagtgacctgcagtgtgtggggaacgaaaccagcctggcgcagtgtcaacACCCGGGGCTCTACAGACACAACTGTGAACACTGGCAGGATGTCGGTGTCGTGTGCAACATTA CTCACCAGTTAAAAGCTCGTGTGGTTGGTGGCACAgcggaggcgggacgtctggaaatcttttacgatggaacttggaacacagtgtgtcaTGACGgttttggacagaaagaagctttggtagcctgcaggatgttaggattcaacag cacaacagcagtagccgtggggtcagccaagtacggagcaggctctggtcctattctgttcaataacctgcagtgtgtggggaacgaaaccagcctggcgcagtgtaaACACCCGGGGCTCTACATAAACGTCTGTATACACTGgcaggatgtcggcgtcatgtgcaactTTA AGTTCAGAGCTCGTGTGGTCGGTGGCACAGCGaaggcgggacgtctggaaatcttttacgATGGAACTTGGTACACAGTGTGTGATAGAGGTTTTGGACAGcaagaagctttggtagcctgcagaatgttaggattcaacag cacaacagcagtagccgtggggtcaTCCAAGTACGGaccaggctctggtcctattctgttcactgacctgcggtgtgtggggaacgaaaccagcctggcgcagtgtcaacACCTGGGGCTCTACAGACACGACTGTAGACACTGGGAAGATGTCGGCGTCGCGTGCAACATTA CTCAGCAGATGTCAGCTCGTGTAGTTGGTGGCACAGCAgacgcaggacgtctagagatattGCACGgtggaacttggaacacagtgtgtggcAAGCGATTTGGACAGAGAGAGgccttggtagcctgcaggatgctgggatttaACAT cacaacagcagtagtcgtggggtcagccaagtacggagcaggctctggtcctattctgttcagtgacctgcggtgtgtggggaacgaaaccagcctggcgcagtgtctACACTGGGGGCTCTACACACAGAGCTGTGAACACTGGGAtgatgtcggcgtcatgtgcaacatCA CCACACCAATGACAGCCCGGTTGTATGGCGGGACGTCAAAGGCAGGACGTCTACAAATATCGGTCAACGGAGAATGGACTACAGTGTGTGAAGGTGGATTTGAACAGAGCGAAGTAGAGGTGGCCGGCAGGATGCTGGGACTCACCAG CACTGGGCAAGCAGCTGTGAAGTATCTTCTAGTAAACGATGGCTCACGATTTCAATTTGATTATATGGAGTGTCAAGGAATGGAAACAAATCTTCAACAATGCGATATAGGACAACTTAACAAAAGCAACTGCCTCAATGTCGGTATCATTTCTGACTTCGAAAACTTTA GTCTGCGACTGACAGGACCTCGCCGTACAGACAGTAACATGGGGCGTGTAGAAGTGAAGATTGGAAGTAAACAATTTAGCacagtgtgtgtaaacaacGAGAAAACTGCCGCAGTCATCTGCAGACAACTCAATTTAGGCCC AGATAGAGCTACACTGATAGACGGTTTGTTGTTCGGACAAGACAAGAAACCTTTACTTCAAGTTACATttgtttgtgatggaagcgaGAGCAGCCTGGATGAATGTGGACGAAATAACACTGCGAAGGGATGTTATTCCAATGATGTTGGCGTCTCTTGCAGCAGAAGTTTTT ACAAACATCTTTTAATAGTTTCTCGGGACGAAAGGTACCCGTTTATGGAAGGAGCAAACAAAGCTCTAATGTGCGTAACACCACGAACTTATCAACGGGTATCTGAGTACACATGGACAGACACAGCTGGCGGTCGTCCTAATGGCGAGTTTCTGATGTTTGACAAACTGACTAAAGAGTACAATGGACGACAAGTGGAATGCTGCACCAGCTGTCGTGGGAAGGATTTTAGTTCTGATGATATGATGTTCAGTGACACTCATGTGCTaaaggtttact ATAAGCCGTTGATTACAATAACATGGACTAACAACACCGGGGAACAACAGCCCTTGTCAAGTCTTTCTGATTTAAAGCCTGGACACAACGTGACCCTGTGGTGTaaagctgacagcaaccctcCCCCCgcgtccatcacgtggtcaggaagaGTGAACAGCACGACTGGGGAGTTACGGATCCTAgcggcagaccacgtgacacacagcggTGTGCACACCTGTACCGTCGTCACTGAAaccgttgatgatgacgacagacTTCCGCTGACCTCATCTTACGAGCTCAACCTCAGTGTTCAAGGTTga